The DNA region CTTCAGTGCTCTAAATCTACTGTAGGTGGTGCTCTTTTACCTGTATCGCTCTTCCTGCAAGCACTGGGTCATGTAGGTGTAGTCGCTCTGAAGCTGCACCTTCATGTCTTCGATTGCGTCCTCCATATGCACCTGACTGGCTTTGATCTCCTGCAGGCCTTCCAGTAGCACGTCCCAAGAGGAAGACGACGAGTGGTGGTGATGATGGTGGTGATGGTGTCCATCCAGTCGAGGGCTACCCATGGTCGCCCCCATCCCGGACATAGCCCCGCCCGCCCCGCCAGAGTTGCTGCCAACTGCAGACCCAGAGGTGGCGCTGGAGCACTCGTCGTCGCTGCCGTATTTGGGGCTGGAGACGAGGGTGGCACTCCCGCTCAGAGCTCTGGGCGTCTCCTCTGTGTGCCCGTCCTCCAGAGCGTCCTTCATGTGGGCAATGTTGTCGGCGCTGCCGAACTTGTTGCGAATGAGACTGGCAAACTCTCGCGGTTTGGAGACAACGGCAGTGTGCGTGAGCGCCGAGACTCCACCCTTTACCCCTTCCACCACGCCCCCTCCGAAACCACTGATTCCAGCCCGCACATTAGCGCCAACATCTTTCAGCCCCTGCTGCATGTCCCTCAACACGTCTTTGGGCTGCCGCGCAGGACCGTTCTGCAAATGAGAGAAGGATCGGTAATGATGTGGAAGAACCATTCAAACTCATGAAAAAATGCTTTCAATGATGAATGTGAATTCACCTGCTCAATCTCTTTGAGTTTCTTGTGGTAGTGCTCGAGTTTCTTGTGGAGGTGTGCAATCGTCTGCGCAGACTTCTGGTTCTTCTTCTCAAACACCTGTTTGATGCGCGACGCCTGTTGTTTGTCGGCATTGTGGGC from Xyrauchen texanus isolate HMW12.3.18 chromosome 50, RBS_HiC_50CHRs, whole genome shotgun sequence includes:
- the LOC127641256 gene encoding transmembrane and coiled-coil domains protein 2-like; amino-acid sequence: MLDKSEVSTLSLPPPVSHGGSDGNISVEAGSDGACGEVQRTRVALEHLQQKILKITEQIRVEQEARDDNVAEYLKLAHNADKQQASRIKQVFEKKNQKSAQTIAHLHKKLEHYHKKLKEIEQNGPARQPKDVLRDMQQGLKDVGANVRAGISGFGGGVVEGVKGGVSALTHTAVVSKPREFASLIRNKFGSADNIAHMKDALEDGHTEETPRALSGSATLVSSPKYGSDDECSSATSGSAVGSNSGGAGGAMSGMGATMGSPRLDGHHHHHHHHHSSSSSWDVLLEGLQEIKASQVHMEDAIEDMKVQLQSDYTYMTQCLQEERYRYERLEEQLNDLTELHQNEMSNLKQELASMEEKVAYQSYERARDIQEAVESCLTRITKLELQQQQQQVVQLEGVENANARALLGKLINVILALMAVLLVFVSTMANFITPLMKTRARVGTTLALALFLVTLWKHWDWLELFLVPS